The Planctomycetota bacterium sequence CCGCGGCCATTAATTCGATGCCGATGACGCCGTAGGCATTATCAAGAATCTGGGTGTTTTTCAGGGCGGTGTTCATGCCCATTGATACAAAATCCTCCTGGTCAGCCGCGGCCGGGATGGACATAATGGATGCCGGGGCGCTCAGGATACGCTGCTCGACGATGAGCGAGTCGGCGGTGTATTGCGAGAGCATCAGGCCTGAATAAAATCCCGGTTCGTGGGCCAGGAAGTCGGGCAGTCCCTGGCTCAGGGCCGGGTTGGTCAGCCGGTTTAAGCGGCGCTCGGAGATGACGCAGACCATGGTGACAGCCGCGCCGGCCATATCCATGGGTAGCGCCACCGGCGAGCCCTGGAAGTTGGCGCCGGTCAGGGTCAGTTTCAGTTCCGGAACGAATATCGGGTTGTCGCCCACGCCGTTGAGTTCTATTTCGACCTGGGAGCGGGCGTAGGCAATGGCGTCGCGGGCCGCGCCGCTGACCTGCGGGGTGGAGCGCATCGAGTAGGCGTCCTGGACCTTGGTTTTCATCTTGCCGGTGGTCAGGTCCGAGCCCTCGAACATACGGCGCATGTTATCGGCCGAGTCAACCGCGCCTTTGAATCCGCGCAGTTCGTGGAGTTTGCCGGTGTAGGGTTTCATGTTGCCCAGGAGCGCCTCGATGGTCATGGCAGCGGCGATTTCAGACTGCTTGATTAGACGTTCCATGTCGAAGATGTTCAGGGCCGAGATGGCGGTCAGCAGGTTAGAGCCGTTGATGGCGGCCAGGCCGTCCCGGGCCTGCAGTCCGGGAATCGGGATGCCGGCCTTTTCCATGGCCGTCTTGCCCGGTAATATTTCGCCTTTATAAAATGCCTTGCCTTCACCCATGAGCAGCAGAGCTGCCTGGGCCATCGGGGCCAGGTCGCCGGATGCGCCGACCGAGCCCTTGGCGCAAACGACCGGGGTGACGCCCTTATTGAGCATGGCCACCATGGTTAGCGTAATCTCGGGACGGCAGCCGGAGTTGCCGTGGGCGTGGACGTTGATGCGCCCGGCCAGCGCCGCCCGGACGTGTTCGATGGGCGCCGGCTCGCCGATGCCGGCCGCGTGGTTGTAAACCAGATAACGCTGGAATTCCTTGACCTGTTCGTCGTTGAGCATCTTCTCGGAGAATTCGCCGATGCCGGTGTTGGTGCCGTACATGACCTCTTTTTTGGCGAGTTTGTCTTCGAGCATGGCCCGGCAGACCTTGATACGCTCCAGGGCAACGGGCGCCAGTTCCACTTTCTCATTGTGCCGGGCTATCTTGACCAGGTCTTCAATGGTTAAATGAGAGCCGTCTAATACAACTGCCATCTGGTGCTCACTTTCTTAGAGCCAGTTATCCCGACAGGGAGTTACTGGGTCTTAGATGGCGCCACTGGCGCCATTCATTATCACGGTTTACCCCCACACCAATACTTTGGTGTGGGGGTTACCAAGAGGGTCGTTAATATACCTGTGATAAATAAACTAATCAAGAAAAATAGAGAGAAAATAATGGCCGGGCAGTGACAAGCGGATAAAATAAATATTTTACTTGACATTTTCGTGTAATAGGGATATATTAAATTATATTAAATATCAAAACCGAGAAGAGATACCCCGCCATGCGGCGGGGTCTCCCGATGAGTAATCGGGATAAGTCGCTGTCCCTAACGGGACTCCTGTGGTCGTAACGACCAAAGGTCTAACAGCGACTAATAAGAGTCTGTAACGTCGTGCGGCGCTAAGGCGCCGCCCAACTAACAGTCTCTAAGAGGAGCAAAAAGATGAAGAACACCAGATGGATAGCAGCGGTTGTCGCAATCATAATGGTAAGCAGTTTAGCGGTCAATGCCGAGGAATGGTCGATATACGGGCCGCGGGCCGAGGGCATGGGCGGGGCCGGGGTAGCCACGGCGGACGGCGCCACGGCGCATTACTGGAATCCGGGCGCCACCACCAAGAATGAGAAATCCGGCCTTTATATTACCGGCGGATTGGTAACCTCAGCCGAAGGCGATGTTGTTGCCTCTTTGGATAAGGTTGCCCAAAAGGGCGCCGGGATTGACTGGAACACGGTGATGGGCAAGGTCAACGGCGGAACACCGCTTACCGTGACCGAGGCGCAGCAGGTTATCGGATTCTTTTCCACTGCGGCAACTGAATTAAACCAGCCCGGCCAGGGTTTCCTGGTTAATGGCAGCGGTGGATTATCGTTCGCCGTGGGGAGTTGGACCGTCTTCGGAAATGGATTTATGAATATGAACCTGGACCCGGTGGGCGATGACCAGAACCTGGCTGTCAACTCCGGTCCATCTGCCATTACCAATACGGTCGGTAGCGTTTCTTTAGGTTCTCCGGCCAATAGCACACTGGCATCCAATATTGCTTCACAGTCCTGGTGGATAGCCGGCGCGGGCGATGCAGCGCTCCAGGCAGATAACTTTGTTTATCTGGCTGAGCAGGGCGGCGCCGATACCTCAGACCCGGAAGTTCAGCAGACCATAATGATTATGGCCCAGAACCTGGCCGGCGGCACAGCCACTGTCCAGAATAACGAGACCGGCGTCATTATCAACGGACTTATCGTCAGCGAATTCGGCGCTTCGCATAGCTGGGATTTTGTGGATGTTATCGGTCAGACGTTGTCCGTGGGGGTTAATCTTAAATTGATGCAGGGCCAGACCTACTATCAGGAAATCAAATACAGCGACTTGGAAGGCACCGATAAGCTAATGAATAATGTTAATAGCAAGGAAAACACCAAGTCGTCAACCGCCTTTGGTATTGATGCGGGCGCCTTGGTATCGTTTTCAGACGTTCTCAAGGGCGGTCTGGTTATCAGGAATCTCAACAGTCCTAAATTTTCCTATGCCGGTAGAGGCGATGCGGTATTGGACCCGCAGATAAGGGCGGGTGTGGCCATGAATCTGGGGATGATTACCCTGGCGGCTGATTACGATGTGACCAAGAACAAATCCAGTTTATTAAAGGGTTATGAGTCGCAGATGTTCGGGTTAGGCGCGGAGGTGAGTTTAATCGGGACCCTGAAACTGCGCATGGGCACATACCAGAATATGGCATCGGTGGCTCCCTCAGCGGTAATGACCTATGGCCTGGGGTTCCATCTGCTGTTCCTTGACCTGGACCTGGCCGGAGCGATGGCCAGTAAAAATGTGAAGGTTGAGGATTCCGGCAGTGAAATACCTGCCAGTTTTGGCGGTTCAGCGGCAATAGCGTTGAGGTTCTAAATAAATATTATTAAACAACCCCGTACCTACCTAAAGGATGGGTGCGGGGTTGTTCTATTTATGCGCAGTATTATCATATTTCTGGTTCGGGCTTACCAATACGGTATCTCGCCTTTGCATCCGCCGGTCTGCCGTTTCCAGCCGACCTGTTCGGAGTATTTCATCCAGGCCGTGGACAAGAAGGGGATATTGCTGGGCGTATTTTATGGCTTGCGGCGCCTGTTAAGATGCCATCCTTTAGGCGGCCATGGCTATGACCCGGTGGACCCCAGTTAGAGATAGGTCGTCCCAAAGGGACGATCGTGTTAATGGCGCACAAGATATAAATCTTACAAAACATCCGAATAAAGGTGTTTTATTAAATGTCAAGTTCAGTATCTCTAACGGGGTGGAGTAAATATGGTTTTGGCCGGATGACCCCGACAAAAACTGTCGGGATAAGAACCAGTAAGTCCCCCGAAGGCTTTCGGGGTCCTAACTGGTTCTAATGGTTATTTGTGGATGTTCTGAAGTTCCTTCATGAACTGCCGGGCATCCTTGAATTCCCGATAGACCGAGGCAAATCTGACATAGGCTACGTGGTCCAGCGATTTTAGTTCCTTCATTATCAGTTCGCCGATTTCCTTGGCCGGCACCTCGCGGTCGAATTTGTCGTAGATGGCCCGTTCAATCCGGCTCAGTACCTCTTTTATTTTCTCGGTTGAGACCGGCCTTTTTTCGCAGGCCTTCATCAGACCGGATACGATCTTTTCGTGGTTAAAGGGCTGGCGGGTGCCGTCTTTCTTGACGACTCTTAATGAGGCTTCTTCGCGCTTTTCATAGGTGGTATAACGGCGCTTACAGGCCAGGCATTTCCGCCGGCGCCGAATCACAAAGCCTTCGTCCGAGGAACGTGAATTGATGACCTGGTCGTTGTCTTTCTTGCAAAATGGGCAACGCATAACAATTAAGTAAACGGATTAAGCGGATTAAACGGATGTTTTGATTAACACGCTTTAACCATTTTCACGACTTATAGCAGAAACCCGGATAAATTTCAACTAATTATATTGATAAATTAATAAAATCTGTGTAATCTGTGGCTATGAAAGACGTCATTTGGACGCCATACGGCGACTACCTGGCCAAGAGCAATATCACCCGCTTTATGCAGAAGTATTCCATCAAGGACTACGATGAACTAGTCAGGCGTTCCACGTCGGATATTGAATGGTTTTGGGATGCGGCCCTCAAGGACCTTGGGATGGAGTGGTTTAAGCCATACACCAAGGTGTTGGATGACTCCAAGGGATTTCCCTGGGCCAGGTGGTTCATCAACGGCAAGATGAATATTGTTTACAACTGCATAGATAGGCATATCTCAAATCCCAAAATCGCCTTTGTCTGGGAAGGTGAT is a genomic window containing:
- a CDS encoding aromatic amino acid lyase; this translates as MAVVLDGSHLTIEDLVKIARHNEKVELAPVALERIKVCRAMLEDKLAKKEVMYGTNTGIGEFSEKMLNDEQVKEFQRYLVYNHAAGIGEPAPIEHVRAALAGRINVHAHGNSGCRPEITLTMVAMLNKGVTPVVCAKGSVGASGDLAPMAQAALLLMGEGKAFYKGEILPGKTAMEKAGIPIPGLQARDGLAAINGSNLLTAISALNIFDMERLIKQSEIAAAMTIEALLGNMKPYTGKLHELRGFKGAVDSADNMRRMFEGSDLTTGKMKTKVQDAYSMRSTPQVSGAARDAIAYARSQVEIELNGVGDNPIFVPELKLTLTGANFQGSPVALPMDMAGAAVTMVCVISERRLNRLTNPALSQGLPDFLAHEPGFYSGLMLSQYTADSLIVEQRILSAPASIMSIPAAADQEDFVSMGMNTALKNTQILDNAYGVIGIELMAAAQALDFREFTPGKGSLKAREIIRKHVAHLEVDRPLFDDHNAMKALVKSGEILEAVEKVVGKLK
- the traF gene encoding conjugal transfer protein TraF: MKNTRWIAAVVAIIMVSSLAVNAEEWSIYGPRAEGMGGAGVATADGATAHYWNPGATTKNEKSGLYITGGLVTSAEGDVVASLDKVAQKGAGIDWNTVMGKVNGGTPLTVTEAQQVIGFFSTAATELNQPGQGFLVNGSGGLSFAVGSWTVFGNGFMNMNLDPVGDDQNLAVNSGPSAITNTVGSVSLGSPANSTLASNIASQSWWIAGAGDAALQADNFVYLAEQGGADTSDPEVQQTIMIMAQNLAGGTATVQNNETGVIINGLIVSEFGASHSWDFVDVIGQTLSVGVNLKLMQGQTYYQEIKYSDLEGTDKLMNNVNSKENTKSSTAFGIDAGALVSFSDVLKGGLVIRNLNSPKFSYAGRGDAVLDPQIRAGVAMNLGMITLAADYDVTKNKSSLLKGYESQMFGLGAEVSLIGTLKLRMGTYQNMASVAPSAVMTYGLGFHLLFLDLDLAGAMASKNVKVEDSGSEIPASFGGSAAIALRF
- the yidD gene encoding membrane protein insertion efficiency factor YidD, translated to MRSIIIFLVRAYQYGISPLHPPVCRFQPTCSEYFIQAVDKKGILLGVFYGLRRLLRCHPLGGHGYDPVDPS
- the nrdR gene encoding transcriptional repressor NrdR, giving the protein MRCPFCKKDNDQVINSRSSDEGFVIRRRRKCLACKRRYTTYEKREEASLRVVKKDGTRQPFNHEKIVSGLMKACEKRPVSTEKIKEVLSRIERAIYDKFDREVPAKEIGELIMKELKSLDHVAYVRFASVYREFKDARQFMKELQNIHK